The genomic region AATTGGCCGTTGTTTCCAGTTGGTGAATCGCCCACGCGTTCGGAATGGAACCCTGCGCGTCGGGCATGGGCTGGTGCGCCCCTTCGACGATATGGGCCAGCTGAAAAACGATGCTCAGAATCAGTCCGGCGGTGAAATGCATCACGACAAAGCCCAGCAGCCACTGCCCGAAGGTCAGGCTCGTGAGCCAGAGCGGCAAAACGGCCACCAGCAGCACATACACCACCTTACTGCTGAACAGCACCAACAATTCGGCCCCGGTGAAGGGCTTGACCGGGCCTTTGCCCGCCAGCCGGTGGTATTTGATGGCTTGCCGGAAATCCTTGACGAAGAACGAAAACGTCATCAGGCCGTACAGGAAAAAAGCGTAGATGTGCTGAAAACGGTGATACCCCTTCCGTTTCTCGGTCGGACAAAGGCGCAGGAAATATTTCCCCGTAATGTCCTCGTCCATGTCGTGGATGTTGGTGTAGGTATGGTGAAGCGTGTTGTGCTGCACTTTCCAGTTCAGGACGTTGCCGCCCAGCAGGTAAAGACTTGCCCCCGACACGGCATTGATCCAGGGGGTGGAGGAAAACGAGCCGTGGTTGGCATCATGCATAACGGACATGCCTACGCCCGCCGTGGCCACGCCCAGCAGCACCGCTACGCCCAGCAGCGGCCATCCGGTCAGCAGATCACTCAGCACCAGCGCGTAGCAGCCCAGCAACAGGCCCAGCAGCACCACGCTCTTGCCCAGGATCGGCTTCCCCCCACATCGGGTTAGGTTTTGTTCCCGGAAATCGGCATCTACCCGTTCACGCAGCACCTGAAAAAAAACCGACTTGTCCTTGTTCACAAACTTTACCCTTGTGTGCATTGGCCTTATAAGAAAAAAGGGCTTTAAAAGCCCTTTGATGATTCGTAACGAATTCTGTATCTGACTTCCGGCCGTTTAGGCAAGTTGTACCTTTACAGCGTTCAGACCTTTACGGCCCTGTTCTACTTCGAACGTTACCTCATCGTTCTCGCGAACCTGATCGATCAGGCCGGAAGCGTGCACGAAGATGTCTTCTGCTGAGTCCGCAGATTTGATGAAACCAAATCCTTTGGTTTCATTGAAGAATTTAACAACTCCTTTTTTCATTACTTTTTTTATGTATTTCCGGAAGGTACGGCTTTACAGCATTAAGACCTAGCAATCAGGAATTTATTTAGTAAAAAAGATGAACAGGATGCCTGAAAGGCCGAAAAGGGCCGAAGCACCGCCAGCGAAAAACCAGCGAAGCCCCGACCCTTTCCGGTACGTAATAAATTGAAATTTAACTACTTACCAAACTCTGATCCGTTCTTCCTTCGACTTGTACATCTTGTCGCCGGGCTTCACGTCGAACGCTTTGTAAAAGGCGTCGATATTGGCCACGGGACCGTTGCAGCGGTAACGACCGGGCGAGTGCGGGTCCGTCAGAATCAACTGAGCGGCCGTCTCGGGCGTTACGTTTTCGCGCCAGATCTGCGCCCACGACAGGAAGAAACGCTGGTCCGGCGTGAAGCCGTCAATTTTCTCGCCCGACTGGCCCTGCTTGGTTTTCTTGAACGCATCGTAGGCAATGGCCAGCCCGCCGAGGTCGGCCAGGTTTTCGCCCAGCGTCAGCTTGCCGTTTACGGCCAGTGAATCCAGCACCTTGAAGCCGAAGAACTGCGCCACGACCTTGTCCGAACGCTGGCTGAACTGCGCGGCATCTTCGCGCGTCCACCAGTCGCGGAGGGTGCCGTCGGCGTCGTACTGGCGGCCCGAATCGTCAAATCCGTGGGTCATTTCGTGCCCGATTACCGCTCCGATACCGCCGTAGTTGATGGCATCGTCGGCGTCGGCGTCAAAGAACGGGAATTGCAGAATGCCCGCCGGGAAAGCGATTTCGTTGTTTACCGGGCTGTAGTAGGCGTTGATGGTCGGCGGCGTCATGCCCCAGCGGGTGCGGTCCACAGGTTTTCCGAGGCGCGTCACGTTGTAGTTGTAGGCCCACTGGCGGTTACGCTGAACGTTGCCGTAGAAATCGTCGCGGCGGATGACCACGCCGTCGTACGTTTCCCACTTGTCGGGGTAGCCGATTTTTCGTTTGAACGACACCAGTTTGTTGAGCGCGCGCTTTTTGGTTTCGGCGCTCATCCATTCCAGGCCGTTGATGTGTTCCTTGAAAGACGCTTCCAAGTTGTCTACCAGCGTCAGCATCCGCTGCTTGGCTTCGGGCTTGAAGTATTTTTCGACGTAAAGCTGCCCGAGCAGTTCACCCAGCTGGGCATCCACCAGCGAACTGATGCGCTGCCAGCGCGGAGTCTGCACTTTCTGGCCCGTCAGGACCTGATTGAAGGCGAAGCTCTGGGCCACGAACGGGCTGCTCAGGTAGGGAGCCGCATCGCTCAGGACGTTCCAGCGCATGTAGGTCTTCAGGTCTTCGGTCGGGGTGGCCGTCAGCAGGCTGTCCACCGAGCGCATGAAGCGCGGGTTTGCCACCAGCAAGGTGTCCTGTCCTTTGGCACCGAACTGGTCGAGCAGGCCGCTCCAGTTCAGGGTGGGGGTTGTTTTCGAGAAATCGGCAACCGTAAACTTGTTGTAGGTCCGCTGGGGGTCGCGCATTTCGACGCGGCTCAGTTGCGCCTGGGCGAGGGCCGTTTCCAGCCGGATTACCGTTTCGGCGCTCCGGGCGGCCTGTTCGGATGTTTCGCCGATGAGGCCAAACATCTTGGTCAGATGGTCGCGGTACGACTGCCGGATCTTCTGACTCCGGGCATCATTTTTCAGGTAATAATCGCGGTCGGGAAGCGAAGTGCCGCCCTGGCCGAGCTGCGGAACGTATTTGTTCGGGTTGCGGCGGTCCTGCGAGACGCCGAAGCCAAACAGCATGCCCTGGCCCAAAGTCCGCAGGCGAACCATTTCGTTGAGCGCTTCGGCATTGTTCTTCAGCGCGGCGATGCGGGTCAGTTCGTCTTTGATGGGGGTGTAGCCCAGTTTCTCCACCGCCAGGCTGTCCATGCCCGAGGCGTAGAAATCGCCGACCATCTGGCGAACGCGGCCTTTGTTGGCCTCCGACGGCTTGCCGGCTTCTTCCAGCAGCAGCCGGATGCGCCGCGAGCTTTCCTCGCGAAGTTCGTTGAAGCTGCCCCAGCGGGTTTTCGAGGCCGGAACCGGGTTGTTTCTGATCCAGTTTCCGTTGGCATACTGGTAGAAGTCATCGCCCGGCTTCACCTTGTTGTCCATGTTCTGGGCGTCGATGAACTTCTTTTTGGGCGCTTTGGTCTTGGGCGGCGTACCGGCCAGCAAACCGAGCGACAGGGCCGCCAGCGGCAGCACCAATCCGAATCGTCTCATACGGATGTTGATGAGGTTAGGTTAATCGTCAAACAAAAAGGGTTACAAATTTAACCTTTTTCGGAATAATCATTGGCCTTTCTGCCAAAAAGCAGAAACAGCGCACCTGAAAAGGTGCGCTGCCCTGGCCCTGTCGGTGGTCTCGGACTCCGACAGCGGCTGTAAAAACCTTTTGTGAGCCGCTGTTGGGGTCCGAGACCACCGACAGGGCAGGTATTTTAGCGGATGGCAAAAGAGCCTTCGCCGATCCGGAAACCTTCTGCGTACAGTTCTACCGTGTATTTGCCGGGCTTGTAAGCCTGACCGCGGGTGTACGTGAAGTCTACGTTCTGGTTGTTGTTCGTATAAGGCACGGTCTGCTTGGCCGTGTACATCATTTCCTGACCGTTGAAGTCAAAGCGGCCGGAGCCGGTCCCTTCGTCCGAGATGACGGCACCACTGGGGTCGAGCACGCGGATGTACACTTCTTTCTCTTCCTGACGGGTCAGGGGATTGTCGAGCAGGGTGTATTGCAGGCGGATTTTGTCTACCCGGCGGGCTTTTACTTCGTCAGAAGAAGCGTCGCGGGCTTTGCCTTTCGAGTTCAGGGCGAACACCCGGACGTTCTGGGCACGCAGCGCCGAGGCACGCGTCACCTTCTCGCTCAGGTCGGTGTTCACCGCCGAAATCCGCTGCACCGAATCGGTCAGCGTCTGGCGCTCCGTCTTCAAACCGCTGTTTTCGTCGTTGAGCGTCTGGTTGGTTGTCACCAGCACCTGGTTTTCATCGCGAAGCTGGGCGATCAGGGTGTCTTTTTCGGCCAGGAAGGCTTCATACTGGCGGATTTTTGCTTCGTATTTGGAAATCGAAATCCGCTGTCCGCGCCGCAGGGCCGCCCGATCCTGCTCCAGTTGGCCGCGTACCCGTTCCAGTTCTGTTACATCCCCACCGAGCTTCTTTACCTCTGCAATTTTCGCATCGAGGGCCGTTGAAATGGAATCCAGCTTGATGCGGGTAGTCGACAGTTCTTCAGCGCGGGCCGCAATCGTTGATTCCTGATTCTTATTGACGTCTTTCTGCTCGAATAAAAGGTAGCTGGATACCCCGGCCAGAATAGTCATGATCACCAGGGCAGCAATAAGAGCCCCATTCGCTTTCGGCTGTTTGTTCTCCATAGTTGACAGATAACTAGTTAAATGAAATAGATTGGTTGGTTAGGTAAAGTAGAAGGTCATCGGCAGCTTCAACGGTTAAATGGTGTTTTCCGGCGAGTGAACAAAAGCATTCCCCGCTTTTTGCAACACATATCACCAAAACGGGATTATTTTCTATTTAGTATATATGACAAGAAAATTTTATTCACCCCGCCCGGTGGTTTCTGCTGATACTCAGGCCTCCTTCTGCATGAACTGCAGGCCGCTACCGAATGTTACCATTCTGTACCGTTATCCGATGTATGCCTGAACTACCCGAAGTAGAAACCTACCGCCGCTACCTCGAAGCCTCCTCGCTCCACCAGCCGATCGAGGACCTCAGCGTGGAAGACTACAAACTGCTGACCACCGATTTCAACACGCTTTACGAAACCCTGATGGGGCGGTCGCTGACCGGCACCCGCCGGGTGGGCAAGAATTTGTTCGTCTTTACCGACGATCCCGCCGTGACCCTGCGCCTGCATTTCGGCATGACCGGCGACCTGGCGTATTACCACGCCAGCCTCGACCGTCCGCGGCATGCCCGCATCGTGTTTCACTTCGCCAGCGGCTTCAATCTGGGATTTATCTGTCCCCGAAAGTTCGAGCGCGTTGGGCTGGTAGACGACGTAGATACGTATTTGTTGCGAAAAAAGATTGGTCCCGACGCCCTTAGCATCCCGCTTTCCGAGCTAACGGCCCGGATTCTGTCCCGCCGCACCGCCATCAAGCCCGTGCTGATGGACCAGCGCACGGTGGCCGGTCTGGGCAACTGGATTGTCGATGAAGTGCTTTTTCAGGCCCGCATCCACCCCGAGCAGCGGGCCGATACCCTGAGCGGCGACCAGCTGGCCGCCCTGCACGACGCCATCCGGCTGGTTCTCGAAACGGCCATCCGGCACGAAGCCCAGTACCGCGACTTTCCGCCCGATTTTCTGATTCATGTCCGGCAGTGGGACGACTACCCCTACGATGACGTGGAAGCTTACCAGTTCTGCCCGCGCTGCCGGACCCGGATCGAAAAAACAGAGGTCGGCGGCCGGACGACGTATTTCTGCCCGGCGGAGCAAAGGAAATGATTGAAGGTTGAATGATTGAAGGTTGAATGACTGAATAGCTCCGCAGATTGGAACCCAGCTAAGCTATTCAGTCATTCAAAATTCAATCATTCAGTCATTTCACAATTTGCCACACGCCATACACACTCACGCCCAGGATGGAGGCGACGCTGGCCCAGAACCAGAGGTCATAGCCGCGGGCAGGGATCAGCGTTTGTGGTAACTGCCGGTACCGGAAATCAATGGCTACGCCCGCCACCAGCAGCAGCAGGACCGACGTGGCCGCTCCGCCGAGCAGAATCATCAGCACGGGCAGTTGAATAAACAGGTACAGCAGGCACCAAACCGCCGGAAAAGCCCACGCCAGCACGGCCAGCACGCGGCTTCGGTCGGGTCCGGTTTCGTAGCGCACCCAGCCCAGTTGGCCGAAGGCATCGCCAAAAATACGCGCCCAGCTCGCCGTAGCGGTAAACAGGGTGGAGTAAAGCACAAAAAAGGCTCCGATCAGGAAAATGACCTTCGCGCCCGGTCCCAGCGTCACGGTAAACAGCCGCGACAGCGTTTCGACCATCGCGAAGCCTTCCGGAATTTCGCCCTGCTGGCGCAGCAGCGACGCGCCCAGCAGATAAAAGGCCGCCGTGACAATCGTATAAATCGCCATGCTGACCAGGGCGTCCAGCGTCATGACCCGAATCCAGCCGCGGGCGCGTTCGGCCCAGGCGGGCGTTCCGTCGTTGGGGCCGGTATAGGCCGCGTAGCCTTTTTCGACGCACCAGTAATTGTAGTACATGATTTCGTCGCCGCCGACGCCGGTAATGCCAAAGGCTCCCAGCGCCACGCCTACCGTTTCCGGCGGCAGCGAAAAAGTGAGCCCTTCGGCCAGTTGACTTCCGGTGATGGCGTAGGGAGTGGTTTGCAGGAGGAAAAGCGAGACCAGAATAAGGCCGGTAAAGGCAATGATCATCACCAGTGAGCCTTTTTCGACCCAGCCGTAATGGCCCCGGTAGATCAGCAGGGAGGTAACGAGCGCCGAGGCAACCGCCCAGAGGCCCGCACTGACGGCCGGAAAGGCAATGTGGAGTACCAGCGCCACGCCCCCGACAATGCCCCCGACCTGCAGCAGCTTGAAACCCTGCAACGACAGCCAGAGCCAGATACTCCAGTGCGCCCGCCCCAGCCGACGACCCGGCAGGCGGTTGAGGGTCTGCATGGTGGTGCGGCCGGTGTAGATGGCGTTTTTTCCGAACTCAACCTGCAGGGCCACTTTGACAAAACAACTGACCAGAATGACCCAGAACGTCGTGAAGCCCGCTTTGGCTCCGAGCGCGGTGGTCGCGATCAGCTCACCGGAGCCGACAATGGCCGCCGACAGGATAAAGCCCGGTCCCAGGTGGCCCAGCCGCCCGGTCAGCGTCAGGGGCGCGGCCTTCACCAGGGAGGGCTGACTAGTAAGGGTGGCGGAGGGTGAGTCGGGCGAGGGCGTTTCCATGCGTGCAGGGTAGGGTTCTGATTATCACCCGGAAAAGTAAACGCGCCGCCAAAACTACCGCAGGCCGGTAAACGCAAAAAAGGGAGGCCGTCGGGCCTCCCTTGCATAACGGGTAAATCAGTCAGCTAAACGCGTAACGGCTCGTCAGTCCCGCCAGACTCTCCGACCTCTGGCTGATGTTGTAAAGCTTTTTCAGCCAGAAACCATGTTCAATCAGGAAATCCAGGTTGAATTTCTGCACCATCCGATGTTCGGGCAGGTTGGGCGATTCTGCATGCATCATCGAGTAGTTCGGGAAGTACGATTGCACTTCGTCCGGACCGATGCTGAACGGCGGGGTGGCCATGATGGGCGCATATTCCAGGGTGTTCAGGAAATACAGCGCGCCCGGCTCCGTCAGTTCTTCCATTTTGGCCAGATACCGCATCCGCATGTCCAGCGGCAGGGCTACCAGCGACGCCCGGTCGTAGACGATATCCAGCGGACCGAGGTCTTTTGTGGTCAGTTCGAATAAATCCTGGCAGAACAGAACGAGGTTGCCCGCTTCATACCGCTTGCCGTGCCGCCGGTAGGAAATTCCGTTTTCTTCAAAAAACTGCACCACCGCTTTCTCCGCCAGTTCTACCCCGACGACCCGGTCGGCGTAACGGCTGAAATACAGCATGTCGATGGTTTTTCCGCAGAGCGGCACGAAAACGGTTTTACCCGCCAGCACATCCGGCGTCAGGTGTTTGAGCACGTACGGGTGCACATCTTTCCGGTGAAAACTGGTGTAGACCCCGCCCAGGTCCCAGGATTTGATCCAAAACTGCTTTTCCATTAGTCGTTGTTGTTGTAGAATGGTGTGGATTCTGTCGGATGACGGGGGCAAAGGTACGTCCGTTGTTTCCGGTCGGGGTAGCGCAGAATTCCCCGTTTGTGAAATCAGGTAGTTTCCCGCATTTTTGCGTACTGACCGGCGGCCCGGACGGCCTTTGTTCGCCATCGCTGGAACAAATCTGTCTTATTTGGAGCCGTCCTGCCAACAAAAACCAACCGGATCGACAGAAATCAGCGGGCAACCGTCACAAAAGGAAGTCGAAACGTTTCTAACCTTTCCTGCCCGGACGGGTTATTTCTGCGCATCCAATTGCTGATTGATACTGTATGACCCAGCTCGAAAACGACTTTCTCCGCGTAACCATCCGCCCGAAAGGCGCTGAACTTACCTCTCTTTTCAACAAAAAAACCGGCATTGAACACCTCTGGCAGGCCGACCCCGCCGTATGGCCCTGGCACGCGCCCAACCTGTTTCCGGTGATCGGCGGCTGTCTGGACAACGAAATCCGGGTGGCCGACGAACGGTTTCCGATGGGCCGTCACGGCTTTGCCCGGCAATCCGAGTTTACGCTCGAAGAAGCGCTGCCCGAAAAAGCCCGGTTCTCGCTTCACAGCAGCGCCCAGACGGAAGCATCCTACCCGTTCCGCTTTTGTTTTCAGATCATTTACCGGCTTGACAACGCCACGCTAACGGTCATCTATAAAGTCACGAACGAGGACAACCAGCCCATTTACTTTTCGGTCGGGGC from Tellurirhabdus rosea harbors:
- a CDS encoding fatty acid desaturase family protein produces the protein MHTRVKFVNKDKSVFFQVLRERVDADFREQNLTRCGGKPILGKSVVLLGLLLGCYALVLSDLLTGWPLLGVAVLLGVATAGVGMSVMHDANHGSFSSTPWINAVSGASLYLLGGNVLNWKVQHNTLHHTYTNIHDMDEDITGKYFLRLCPTEKRKGYHRFQHIYAFFLYGLMTFSFFVKDFRQAIKYHRLAGKGPVKPFTGAELLVLFSSKVVYVLLVAVLPLWLTSLTFGQWLLGFVVMHFTAGLILSIVFQLAHIVEGAHQPMPDAQGSIPNAWAIHQLETTANFGCPRWLSWYIGGLDYQVEHHLFPSISHIHYRRLSKIVRQTAEEFRIPYNRKPTFGRALQSHYQMLRSLGTAA
- a CDS encoding cold-shock protein, with the translated sequence MKKGVVKFFNETKGFGFIKSADSAEDIFVHASGLIDQVRENDEVTFEVEQGRKGLNAVKVQLA
- a CDS encoding M13 family metallopeptidase, producing the protein MRRFGLVLPLAALSLGLLAGTPPKTKAPKKKFIDAQNMDNKVKPGDDFYQYANGNWIRNNPVPASKTRWGSFNELREESSRRIRLLLEEAGKPSEANKGRVRQMVGDFYASGMDSLAVEKLGYTPIKDELTRIAALKNNAEALNEMVRLRTLGQGMLFGFGVSQDRRNPNKYVPQLGQGGTSLPDRDYYLKNDARSQKIRQSYRDHLTKMFGLIGETSEQAARSAETVIRLETALAQAQLSRVEMRDPQRTYNKFTVADFSKTTPTLNWSGLLDQFGAKGQDTLLVANPRFMRSVDSLLTATPTEDLKTYMRWNVLSDAAPYLSSPFVAQSFAFNQVLTGQKVQTPRWQRISSLVDAQLGELLGQLYVEKYFKPEAKQRMLTLVDNLEASFKEHINGLEWMSAETKKRALNKLVSFKRKIGYPDKWETYDGVVIRRDDFYGNVQRNRQWAYNYNVTRLGKPVDRTRWGMTPPTINAYYSPVNNEIAFPAGILQFPFFDADADDAINYGGIGAVIGHEMTHGFDDSGRQYDADGTLRDWWTREDAAQFSQRSDKVVAQFFGFKVLDSLAVNGKLTLGENLADLGGLAIAYDAFKKTKQGQSGEKIDGFTPDQRFFLSWAQIWRENVTPETAAQLILTDPHSPGRYRCNGPVANIDAFYKAFDVKPGDKMYKSKEERIRVW
- a CDS encoding Fpg/Nei family DNA glycosylase, with protein sequence MPELPEVETYRRYLEASSLHQPIEDLSVEDYKLLTTDFNTLYETLMGRSLTGTRRVGKNLFVFTDDPAVTLRLHFGMTGDLAYYHASLDRPRHARIVFHFASGFNLGFICPRKFERVGLVDDVDTYLLRKKIGPDALSIPLSELTARILSRRTAIKPVLMDQRTVAGLGNWIVDEVLFQARIHPEQRADTLSGDQLAALHDAIRLVLETAIRHEAQYRDFPPDFLIHVRQWDDYPYDDVEAYQFCPRCRTRIEKTEVGGRTTYFCPAEQRK
- a CDS encoding Nramp family divalent metal transporter; amino-acid sequence: METPSPDSPSATLTSQPSLVKAAPLTLTGRLGHLGPGFILSAAIVGSGELIATTALGAKAGFTTFWVILVSCFVKVALQVEFGKNAIYTGRTTMQTLNRLPGRRLGRAHWSIWLWLSLQGFKLLQVGGIVGGVALVLHIAFPAVSAGLWAVASALVTSLLIYRGHYGWVEKGSLVMIIAFTGLILVSLFLLQTTPYAITGSQLAEGLTFSLPPETVGVALGAFGITGVGGDEIMYYNYWCVEKGYAAYTGPNDGTPAWAERARGWIRVMTLDALVSMAIYTIVTAAFYLLGASLLRQQGEIPEGFAMVETLSRLFTVTLGPGAKVIFLIGAFFVLYSTLFTATASWARIFGDAFGQLGWVRYETGPDRSRVLAVLAWAFPAVWCLLYLFIQLPVLMILLGGAATSVLLLLVAGVAIDFRYRQLPQTLIPARGYDLWFWASVASILGVSVYGVWQIVK
- a CDS encoding class I SAM-dependent methyltransferase; the protein is MEKQFWIKSWDLGGVYTSFHRKDVHPYVLKHLTPDVLAGKTVFVPLCGKTIDMLYFSRYADRVVGVELAEKAVVQFFEENGISYRRHGKRYEAGNLVLFCQDLFELTTKDLGPLDIVYDRASLVALPLDMRMRYLAKMEELTEPGALYFLNTLEYAPIMATPPFSIGPDEVQSYFPNYSMMHAESPNLPEHRMVQKFNLDFLIEHGFWLKKLYNISQRSESLAGLTSRYAFS